The following are from one region of the Cinclus cinclus chromosome 7, bCinCin1.1, whole genome shotgun sequence genome:
- the DUSP29 gene encoding dual specificity phosphatase 29, with the protein MDKMSSGSWNAGKKNAYTTVKVDPDEDYCTPGAFELERLLWKGCPKYTHVNEVWPSLYIGDEKTALDRYSLEKEGFTHILNAAHGQRNVDTGPEYYSSMSVEYHGVEADDLPTFDLSQFFYSASKFIDSALQDERSKVLVHCAMGRSRSATLVLAYLMIYKNMTVVDAIEQVSKHRCIMPNRGFLKQLRELDIALALQRRNSKNSLAPAEQNSTTI; encoded by the exons ATGGACAAGATGTCATCAGGAAGCTGGAatgctgggaagaaaaatgcatatACAACAGTCAAAGTAGATCCTGATGAGGACTATTGTACCCCAGGAGCATTTGAACTGGAGAGGCTCTTGTGGAAGGGATGCCCAAAGTACACTCACGTCAATGAAGTCTGGCCCAGCCTCTACATAGGAGACGA AAAAACTGCACTGGATCGCTACAGTCTGGAGAAGGAGGGATTCACCCACATCCTCAACGCGGCCCACGGGCAGCGCAACGTGGACACGGGACCAGAATATTACAGCAGCATGAGTGTGGAGTACCATGGGGTGGAAGCAGATGATCTCCCCACTTTTGACCTCAGCCAGTTCTTCTATTCAGCTTCCAAATTCATTGATAGTGCACTTCAGGATGAAAGAA GCAAGGTGCTGGTTCACTGTGCCATGGGCCGCAGCCGCTCAGCCACGCTGGTCTTGGCTTACCTGATGATTTACAAGAACATGACAGTGGTGGATGCCATTGAGCAAGTGTCAAAGCACCGCTGCATCATGCCAAACCGGGGCTTCCTGAAGCAGCTGAGAGAACTGGACATAGCACTGGCACTGCAGAGGAGGAACAGCAAGAACAGCCTAGCAcctgctgagcagaacagcacCACCATCTAG